Within the Amaranthus tricolor cultivar Red isolate AtriRed21 chromosome 15, ASM2621246v1, whole genome shotgun sequence genome, the region ataattaaacatattaatttttaggtaGGTATATAGAATTGCtagaataaattatataaatactttatCTAATTTGgctctaatttttaaaaatcaaattctaaattaaGTAATATTGctactaaaataatttaatctgTCAAAGTTCTTGAAagataacattttttatttttcaaaattttaattagtacatatgattataaatttatcACACATATAACGAtttaacaatatttattttttaatataattatatttagtttggtataTACAACCTCAAGCTTGTgtatgttgtttttgttgttttattaagtgatttgaataatatttcttaaactatataatatatttgtgaGATCTTAATTATAAGCTTATATTGTTTGTTGAGCTGGTTCGAAGTCAACATGGTAAAAAAACACTTATGTGAGGTGGTTTGTTTGagttatatacatatgtgtaacGCTTTTACTATAAGTTTAAACTTTGAGTTGACTAGTTAAGTTGATTTCTTAACGTCTCAAccataaaattaagtttttttagttAGAGTTTCgttctattttcttaaatatcaaTTATGTCTCCATCACAAAAAAAAGTGCTTGTTCACTAACTCTAGCATTAAAGGTCAAAAATCTTAGCGTTTATTAAAcattatgaagaatgaaattaAGAGTTTTCTTCTACGAAATTCAGCaagaaaatactaattttaaattaacttttttaagaaacttccattagtttttttaatcaaatattatTCCGTCTCTTTtactattttttctattttttcaaatttgctatatattaacATACtcatataaaacaaattcaaataaacaaagtCAAATAGATATGatagtttttatttaaaagttacatatattttttttattcattttaatttaagatcttttatctttgaaatttaatgttactttttcatatactttctcttccattttttctttattcttaACATTTATCCCTAGCTAACTTGAAAGTCATGTcattttttcatcatcatcttcaattttattttttttttaacgaaAAGATACTATTACCAAGAGCCAAACAACCACAAAGGAGGACAAATTAATCatatatctttattattatagttacaTGTTTACAACAAtatggacaaataaaaaaaaaaaagagatggCATCTTCAAATTTTAAATGTGACAAGATAGAAAAtactatataaaaaaagtttctattgtataataattatcaaataaaagtaaaatctgGTATGCTGGTGGTTTGTCTAACAACTTCAATCTCTAGAGACTAGCCATGTCTTaatatactaaaataaaaaattaagggcTATTTTATCTAATATTCGAGATCTTATTTTAAATTGTGGTACAAATATCAGTTTAGTAAATAACTATTAACAAATCAGcccctcttgtatgagaccgtcttattgTGAAAAGAGTCCATACAAAAGATTCAatatgctaaaagttttttattgggctatttaattcaagtatAAAGCACGTCTAATGGTGAGACCgtttcatataaaaatttgtgtaaatGTTTAAATATATACATTTGAGATCTTATCAgctaaatttatgtttttaataaaatatatttatagatattgacacttaaaaattatacaaaattaatattaaataaaaccaACAAAATGGGCTGAAGGAGTAACTAATGAGTTGAAAAACTGTTACAATTACCATAATAAGTATGTGACATAAATAGATCACAAATTCTCATATGACACGGTCTCACGGTAAGACTATTTTAATTGGTTTAGTTCaatatacatttatttttaaaagatgACTTTTTATAGTCGTAAAGTTATCACTTATagtttaaagtgattatttataatttcaaagTGATCACTTAGAGAAATGGGCTTACTTATATGGACTCATCTCAtagtgaaacggtctcatataaaACGGGCTATAAATGGATACATgataactatttttttattaataagcaAGACTAAGACATTCATTAGTGACAAAGAATGCTTAAAAAGTGATAATTACCATACTCTAatcattatattttataatcaatTGCTCAAAACACGTTTTACTACACTTATTGCGTAAAGTTGAGCACTAATTATAGCTATAATAATACAACTAGAGTCCTATATTAATTAagctctaaaataaaataagcttaGTTGAGCATTATCTTGAATGCACCTGCCTCCACCTACTAACCATGTGGATTTTGTTCCTCCGATAATTATaatctttgatttttttaatttaaagtctGTGATAATTCTATCTTTTAAGAATAGAAAGAGATTGAGATGACTAGAGTTAAACAATAATCTCTTAATTtacttttgtatattttttcttgaaaataaattatgttttctaTGACTCTCACCTAAAATTTCTACACAATTTtactataaaaatttattacaattcgtaaagttaaaattaaaagagttaaaattttattttagtttacaCTTAACACAAAGAATTAGACTAATGAACAAAGAATGAACCTATTGAACAGACACTAATACTTTGACCCTTCGTATCGATGATGACAATTGTCACACGTGACAATACTTTCACGATTGCACTTACTAGTACGATTCCGTTTTACTTCATTAGATTAGTAGCATatagaaaaaattgaaaatatgcCATTTTAATccgttttatttaattttcttttaatctcattaatatatttttaatatttttttatttttattatctatttttcataaaaaactttaattttctttttgattcatTTCTAATGGTACATAAAAAGCAAGTGTTTTACAGGCTAGATGCCACTGCGGCACTGCCACATGCTTAAATGAGAAACGTGCATTTTCAGTTCAGAGAATTTCCCACTGTTGCGTCAAATCTATATGGCTTTATTTCCTCTCTAGAGTATTCATTTTCCACTAAATTTGCTTGAAGTTCATTTTACTGTACTTTTGTTTCTCCTAATTTGCCAAATTTTCCTTAATTCGTTTATACTTCCCCGTTTTATAATacccgctacattttctatttttggcaatttcatattacttgctacattttcgtttttagtaataaaacaatcatttaaagttctacctacccctatttttatcctactctatactctatactctataataaaatactatactatactctataaagtaacctaacaacctatttttcttttttctttttcaattaacaataataaaatactatactctataaagtaaacaatcagctacagtgtaggtcaattacttttcttaatacccatgcccatgcaaatgtagcgactaaaacggaacagagaaagtatatttttttctatattatttacacatatattaaattttttgtaatattaatCTGACATCAAATTTTGTCAATATTTGTGTCACATCCGCTAATAAATTCAATGAACACATGAATACTCTTTTtatctctttaaatttattgcATTGATCATATTAAAgtgagaattttttaaaaacaaatacaaTGGGATATTTGGAAAAGAGCATGCCATAGTTGATTGCTAATAGTTAATCTTACTGTTTGATTTGACTAGTTAATTTTAAACACACTGCtaaaaacaacttatttaaaaacaatttatttataataataagctatatcaatcaattaatttatcaaacaataaaattatattgttTGACCATTTAACCATCTATTAGTTATATAAGCTAAAATTTCTcacactataaaaaaaattacacctaCGCTTAAAAATGTAGTTAGGCACGCTTATACGTGAGGCCACGACTTGAAAATACAGAAAAATGGTTCTTTGAAGAGAAATCATGTTGAATGGCTTGAAAGTTGAGATCTTCTTTCCTTAAATCAACGTAAGATGAAATTAAATCCAACCCATATTTATcatcaaacaacaaaaatcaaacCCTAAACTCTACAATTCATAACATTAACCAAAAAAAGAAACTTTTTATCAGAAACATTTTGTCAAACGTAAAACTTTAGTGGTGGTGGCGTCAATTGGTCCTGGTTGCAGCAGTTGGTGTTGATGGGCGTCGAGTTTGGTGGTGGCACGTTCGGGTCAGAGAATCTGCTGTGGTGTCGGGTTTGGTGGTGGCATGGGCTTTAGAAGCCAATTGGGGTTGTGCGACTGGGTTGGGGCTGTGCGGCGGTAAGTTGTGCGGTGGGTTTTGGAGAAGGGGGAAGAGTGTTGTTTGGGTCAGGGGAGAAGAGAATGTCATGGTTTGGGTGCGAGGAAGAAGGGcacaattaaaatcaaatttttttgggaaaaattctgatttttgctttaaagtttattttattttttttagttgtgtTTAGCCACGCTTACTAGTGTAGCtgatttgattaattttataattttaattgcaCTTTAGCCACACTTATTAGTGTGGCtaaattgattatattttttatataattgacCTAGCCACGCTTATTAGTGTGACTGAAgttataacattttaaaattatttaatggaCTGGTAGCCATGCTTATGAGTGAGACTATTACTCTCACGCTTAATAAGCATGCCTAAAATGTAAGAAGTGAGTCTAACTGCGAAAAAATCTGCCACACTTAAATCAGCGTGCCTAAATAAGTGTAGCTATATACGACATTTTTTGCAGTATCATAACCTATTCTGCCAAACACCCTAGTATACGCTAGTAAATGAATAAATGGAAACAACTAACTCCGATCCCTCTCTTCATTAAAATTGCTCCTTTGGCGCAATTGgtggaaaaatttaaaaaggtgAATAATGtggtattttattaaaaaaagtcaGATAAAAATAAAGTACATAAGATAAAAGGTAAGTTAAATGtgttaatgaaaaaataaaagttaatatgAAATATtgctaaataaaataaagtaaattgatgaaaagaataataataataaaaagtttttCAAAGCTCTTGTTACGTGTTTCTCAAAAGTCTTAAATACTTCAtccgtttcataatacttgctattAAGTGCGACATATTATGTGGAAAAATGTTACTATTAGTAATAAGTATTATAGAACGGGGAAGTAGTTGTCAATTTTGTGAGCATGTGTAGTATATTTTGCACCATCCACAGTGTTTACTAGTATAGTGAATATAGTGCTTTTTAAGCCCTAATATAGAGGTAATTTCTTGGAAAGCACCCAATCCTCTATTGGTTAAGAGTTTATTCTTCGGTCAAATAATTCTCTTTTGCTTTAATTCTACTACACTTatgtatattaaattttaacttcaattttttcaatcaaaattataaaattagaatCGTAATTTATCCAATCGAGAGCTTTTACAAGATTCGGCTGTATTCTAAAACCTAACATTTAAacataattatttgttttatttcacTTAAGTATTATTCTTgtcataaatttaaaagttaagtATGACATGAGTTTAATTATGATAACCTaacgaaaaataaattaaaaaactgtCAAGTGGTAGTAGTGTTGTTACCTCTGGATGATCAATCGATAATATATTTTCagcttgtcttgtatgagaccttTTTACTATAAAATTCtatgtaattgatcattttaaaattgtaagtactTAGTTTAACACACTAACTGTCCATTTGGTTAGTAGtactaaatgatggtaatgagaataatttatagtgtaaaatttcatcaaaagtacCATGTCAATCCCAtgatgatgaaactttgatcacaaaagattttttttatttacaaatttccattaccacctctcccaatgatagcattagaatgaattttatgaagaaaatgggataattgaagttggacaaacaTGACCATTaaagtagccaagagattttcaaccaaaattgcACTAGTTTTCATTCTCTTTACCACTGTTTGTTACCACCTATCAAACGAGCCGTAAATGTACATGAGTTAACCTAATAGAGATGGTTTAATCATTAAAgtatctcatttaaaaatttgtgatgtatttttattttccatgttttctttattaatatttatttaaagttaCTTGCATATGTATGAATAGGACCACCCATGGATGAAATTCAATGGGAAGAAgaacataaaaaaacaataaaaggaTCAAAATCACTACCTACAAAGTGGAAGAAGGATGGAAAGAGTGCATTACGAGCAAAGAAACAAGGAACAAGAAAGTTGGACATGCAGGATAAGTTGAAGAAGCTAAGCATGGAAAAACCAAGTTCAATATGGAGTCTAAAAAGGTTAATGAATTATATTAGATCTTCAGGATTATCCACTATTTCTAAAACTGTGGATCAATTTGGTTCAGCTGAATCTGAGATTACTAGTGAGTGGGAAGCCAGATCTACTGCTAAAAGGATCTTTAGGAACGTTGCTAAACGTGGTGCCAAGTAAGTCTATCTTACTACTCCCTTTATACTCGTCAATTAGGaacaaattgaaaatttgtcatttttaagaaaaatgtgaATATTGTTAAAGAAATGAAAAGAGATAATGAATCAtgtagataaaaattaaattgagttaaaatgtatggatgagattaaaagaaagtggtgagtCATTGTCTAAACATCGAAATGATGCAAACTAAGTGGAATAGATCAAAATGGCAATTGATGCAAAATGAGTGTGACCTAGGGAGTGTTTACTAAAATCAAATTGTTCAAAATCGACCCGATTAACTGATATCAATCTCGAATAACTTTGCATATAATAACCAAATCGGATTATCATATTTACATACACACCAGAATTAAAATCTCaaataacttttatatattCAACTACAGGCAAATAAAGTAGTTTTTTACGTgttacaataaatttaaatgaataattGGAATGACTAAGCCACATAAACGGAGAGAGTTATGCTTATAAGTTGTTATTTTGAAGGTACATTGATGAGGAAGATTTGGCAAGGTTCTTAAAGAGAGTTGAGATTCATACAATATTCCCTCATTTTGAAGGCGCGCTTGAGACTGGAAGGATCACCAAGTCTTCCTTCAGAAATTGGGTGGTAAGTCTTTctatcacaaatatatatacatataaattttttttgtgtgaAACGGTCTTATTGTGAGACATTCTCCATTgcctaataattaattaacaatataaatGTGATTAAAAGGTACGAGCATACTTCGAAAGAAAGGCCTTAGCACATTCTCTAAACGATACAAAAACAGCAGTGCAACAGCTTCACAAAATGGCTTCAGTCATTGTAAGTGTGGTTATCCTTGTGGTTTTCCTTTTGGTCATGGGCTTAGCAACACCCAAAGTCGTCGCCTTTGTCATCACACAAATGGTAGTCCTCGGTGTCATCTTCCACAACACTTGCAAAACCATCTTCGACTGCATTATTTTCGTCTTTGTCATGCACCCTTTCGACATTGGAGATCGTTGCAAAATCGATGGTGTTCAGGTAAATACACTAATTCaactcatcttttaaaatcgcaaacaTATTTGGAGATTTAGACCCGTGTAATGGGTCAGATACGAGCTTTATTGAAGGGTCGGATTAGGGCCCGCAACAGACCGCCAACCCATTGCACTGGACTAAACTAATGTTAAGATCTCGTGTTTACCTCTACGTGCAGATGATCGTAGAAGAGATGAATATACTAACTACAGTTTTCCTGCGGTACGACATGGAGAAGATTTACTATCCGAACTCAGCTCTACTGAGCAAACCGATCAGTAATTTCTACCGAAGTCCAGAAATGTGGGATTCTATTCCTTTCACGATTGATGCCTCGACTTCAAACGAAACAATAAACGCCCTCAAGAAAGCAATACAAATGTAAGATCATACTCACATTGATCTTAATTATAATCTGCTTGAAATTCATTCTTActgttaaaattttctaatattttgtATGTGCAGCTTTATTGATAGCAGGCCAAATTACTGGAATTCCAAATACAGTTTCATAGTAACCGACATGGAAAACCTCAACACAATGAAGATTTGTATATCGGTGCAGCACACAATCAACCACCAAAACATCGCTGAACGAAACATTCGCTTGACAGAACTTATCTTAGAGTTGAAGAAAAACTTCGAGCAACTTGGTATCAAATATCATCTCCTTCCACAAGAAGTCCACCTTACTCAATTCAACATCAATTCGTCGATGCCCAACCACCCAAGAGATGATGTTACTACTATGTAAATACAAATCCGCTTCACTAAAACCTTTGGTATCATCGTTTTATGTGTTATGTTGTTCGGATTCGGGTACTCATGTCAAACATGAACTTGTATCGAAAAATATCGTGTTATTCACGAAAATTTCCCTTTTTTGATCTAAAGAAAAGTACCGAGCGTGCATCTATCAGCGTCAATGATTTGGCACGTGTAATAGAAGTGAAATGAAGAGTTGAAGTAACATACTTTGATATAGTCGTAACTATGCTTCGATTCGAAATGTTTATACacaaaactgtttaaaacataCTTGCACTCCGGCCAGGTATTCGAGCATCAATTAGAAACATCAAAATTTGTGATGATAAAAGAATGAAAGAATTTTCTGAAATGTTGGGTGTATCAAGGAAAAGAAATACAAATGAGAAATGCTAAGGGCATTATAAAACATGATCATCCCAAGCTAAAAGGAGCATCCCAACTGTGAAGGGCACTACATAAACTTTAACtgatataaatatgtatataaacGCATTTCTGTAAGACATTATCTGTAATTTAGCCAAAACTCATAAGCCTTCGTCGTTGATCAAACTCTCCAGGAggaaaattttcttaaaaaggaaaaaaaaggtttaaagGTACTGAGTTTGTATCCTCTCTCTATTCTGCTCCCACCATGTTTTAGCATGCACTTCACCAAATTTTTCGCGGCTGCATAGGCATACATCATAGTTAGAAATCTAGTAGAAGATCCAAGAGCAAATAGTATTATGATCAAACAATAGAATCATTTCGATTTTCAAGCGATAGAAAATCCGTCTATGTAGGATCCACTTGATGACATTGATTGGGGTAATAGAGTTTCGTAGGTGTAtgatcaattattattattcaataatgCTATGTCAAAAGGGTAAATTTCAGTGTCtaataggggtgttcaatgaGCCGGATAAGAGCCTGTTTTTattacttgaaatttttataatccccattaattaacttataataattatattttagaaCGTTAATAATCTTCATTGGcttgtcatttataataattaaattatccaTCAATTATGCTATTTAAAAGGGCCCACTTCTGTCCCTTATTAAGTTCATTTATAGcccgcttcattttaattatagtggAACACATTTCAGCCTGGCTCATTTTCAACCTGGCCCTTACAAAATCCTTGTAAAAATGGGCcggataagggctcaaaatgggAGCCCGACCCGTTGCATACCCCCACTCTTAAAACATGTAGTTTAAAAACCCTCACAAGGGTTTATGCACAAAGAACAGGCAAACCCTTCTAGGTTGTATCCGAAGATATGGAAAGAGATGTTTTTATGTTAGCGATAGAAGCCCAAGCTCATGAAACTGTCGATCTGGTAGTGGTTGGATAAAAGGAATAGGCATGAAAGATTAACATGAATGCAGAAGTAAAAAGGATGCTAAGTTACCTGAATCTGACTCGACGAAGTTCTCTGGTGCCATCAGCGAGCTGTCTAATGGTAATGTACACCCCAGGCTCATCTTGCTCAACCCATTCGGTTTCCAATTCACTCGCATTACTAACTGACACATCATCTCTAGATGAGGTCGTTGTTCGTGATGGTTCCATTGGTCCACCCATGCCATACCCGTTCAATCCTGCATTGTAGCTGGATTCTAAACTCTCAGGAGGAAAAAACGATTTACTGGCTGGTTGGTAAAAATTTCTTGGTATCCACTCCTTGTTAGTCATAGGACTCTCCATCACTGATCCAACTCTTGTAAAAGTGGAATCTCTGGGCTGTAAGCAACCCATTAAAGCATTAGTAACTACAACACATTTTATATTTCTACCTAGTCTTTCAAACATAGTTCATCACCGAAAAGAGATGATCGAATCAAGTTCAGTACAAAAAATAGATAATTGATCAAAAAGAGGGATACCTCATCATCTGATCTTGCAGGAGTCTGAAGAGCTTGTCTATTGAATCTTTGAACATTGTAAAGTTCCATGATTCTATCATAATTCTCTCCCCACCATCTTTGAGCTTGCCATTTGTTGAACAAATCTCGGCTATAACAAGAAAATGCCCTCACTGTTAGTTTTCACTACTAGCATCTTTGAACAAGAAACaagtgtcaaggaaccaactcaatcaaaagcttaagctgatgctTGAGACTCcagtatatgttatatactctaacaagaaGGCTACACTTTTCTATATATTAAACCTGATCCACTTCAAAGTTAATTGGCCTAATAATCCTTCATCCCACTTTACTAAACCGCATTTGTATTTTCATGATTGTGATACCATTTTATCTTAAGCAATATGGGATCAAATCATTGAATCAGATCATTTCATACCTGAATCGAATTCGTTTCAGATCATTTCCTCCATTAGGCAGAGAAACAAATGTTATATGCACGCCCGGCTCAACTTGTGCCATCCATTCTTTGGGTTCATTCTCATCCTCTATCACTAAATCACTAGCAGCAATAGAATCTCGTCCTATAGGAGTTCTATCCCTTCCATAACCACCACCTGCAAACCTAGAGTGTGATCTTACACCGCGATGGTACGTGCTGCTCCCAAAATCCCATGCTGGTGTAGAGCTTGTACTTCCGGGTTGCATGTAAGAGTATCGACCCCCTTCTGATGCGCTATCATAGTCCACATATGATCTCTCGCCTTTTTTAAAATCACCCGAGCTAGTGCATGGTTTGCATTGTTTGTAAGCACCAGAAAATTTCAATGCCATGTCTTTTATCTGTAAACCACCATAAATTAGGTCAGACAAAGGTTAACACATCAGAATTTGTGATCTTTTAAGTCTTTTAACTCCAAAGACAGTGGAGAAATTTTGAGCAGACCAAAATCCCATCATTATTACATTTTACAAGATGTACCAATGAAGTTTTTGAACTTATGATGAGAGTCTCAATTTGATTTAAGTCTAAAATATCATGTAGTTCATAAGGTAAATCGTCAATCTAAATTATGCAACATACTACAAATTTAGCGCCTTTTCAAGTTTGGG harbors:
- the LOC130801464 gene encoding mechanosensitive ion channel protein 10-like — encoded protein: MDGGDGGGEVVVFMATDSHSQGSHSLASEHSNSNTTLDNKKVLKKPLQSTNSLRKRATLRRLSFSKPKSRNIEYNLRSKIDQFDANQTIWEQESQQEDRKSDSSSDFSSTSSSEDSDEKEEEKGGSHKYHKTKKRRKKVNWRRVGEWSIFVTILTCLILSLTIKSLRHRLTLGLVPWQWCLMVMVVFSGRLCSGWLVSSLVFVIERNFMLREKVLYFVYGLRRSIQNCVWLGLVLLAWTFMFNAQMHQNNRVVKKVYQLLVAVLIGATIWLIKIVLVKTLASSFHVRTYFDRMKESVFHHYILDTLSGPPMDEIQWEEEHKKTIKGSKSLPTKWKKDGKSALRAKKQGTRKLDMQDKLKKLSMEKPSSIWSLKRLMNYIRSSGLSTISKTVDQFGSAESEITSEWEARSTAKRIFRNVAKRGAKYIDEEDLARFLKRVEIHTIFPHFEGALETGRITKSSFRNWVVRAYFERKALAHSLNDTKTAVQQLHKMASVIVSVVILVVFLLVMGLATPKVVAFVITQMVVLGVIFHNTCKTIFDCIIFVFVMHPFDIGDRCKIDGVQMIVEEMNILTTVFLRYDMEKIYYPNSALLSKPISNFYRSPEMWDSIPFTIDASTSNETINALKKAIQIFIDSRPNYWNSKYSFIVTDMENLNTMKICISVQHTINHQNIAERNIRLTELILELKKNFEQLGIKYHLLPQEVHLTQFNINSSMPNHPRDDVTTM
- the LOC130801465 gene encoding protein BREVIS RADIX translates to MLTCITCAKQTDEKEEGGERGSGNATPNTKESVKGITAQIKDMALKFSGAYKQCKPCTSSGDFKKGERSYVDYDSASEGGRYSYMQPGSTSSTPAWDFGSSTYHRGVRSHSRFAGGGYGRDRTPIGRDSIAASDLVIEDENEPKEWMAQVEPGVHITFVSLPNGGNDLKRIRFSRDLFNKWQAQRWWGENYDRIMELYNVQRFNRQALQTPARSDDEPRDSTFTRVGSVMESPMTNKEWIPRNFYQPASKSFFPPESLESSYNAGLNGYGMGGPMEPSRTTTSSRDDVSVSNASELETEWVEQDEPGVYITIRQLADGTRELRRVRFSREKFGEVHAKTWWEQNRERIQTQYL